A window from Esox lucius isolate fEsoLuc1 chromosome 16, fEsoLuc1.pri, whole genome shotgun sequence encodes these proteins:
- the naxd gene encoding ATP-dependent (S)-NAD(P)H-hydrate dehydratase isoform X3, giving the protein MTVEKRLYVLLSALHDSSCLGKTFIERSFSLGSAARRGMDDILPLVKSIVPPLLSKKHKGQDGRIGIIGGCQEYTGAPYFAAISALKVGADLSHVFCTKDAATVIKSYSPELIVHPVLDSPNAVEEIEKWLPRLHSLVVGPGLGRDEMLLKNAKEVIEKSKSRDIPIVIDADGLWLVAQQPSVIQGYQKGILTPNFMEFTRLYEAMHHEPLDSSDHQRSAMELSVAMGNLTIVLKGDEDLITDGNKVILCRQEGSGRRCGGQGDLLSGALGVLAHWAYTSSADMTKSVNPSVVAAFGACSLTRQCNRQAFHKLGRATTTSDMIQEISSAFKKLFES; this is encoded by the exons ATGACTGTTGAGAAGCGTCTCTATGTCTTATTGTCAGCATTACATGACAGTTCGTGTCTAGGTAAGACTT TCATCGAGCGCTCCTTCTCCCTTGGGTCAGCAGCACGCAGAGGCATGGATGATATCCTCCCGCTGGTAAAGAGTATAGTCCCTCCGCTGCTGTCTAAAAAGCACAAAGGTCAAGACGGACGGATTGGGATTATTGGCGGGTGTCAAGA GTATACAGGAGCTCCGTACTTTGCTGCTATTTCTGCACTGAAAGTG GGGGCCGACCTGTCGCACGTATTCTGCACCAAAGACGCGGCAACAGTGATCAAGTCCTACAGTCCGGAGCTCATCGTCCACCCTGTGCT GGACAGCCCCAACGCTGTGGAGGAGATAGAGAAATGGCTACCCAGGCTCCATAGCCTGGTGGTGGGCCCGGGACTAGGAAGAGACGAAATGCTGCTGAAAAATGCCAAG GAGGTAATTGAGAAGTCCAAATCAAGAGATATCCCTATAGTTATCGACGCA GACGGGCTGTGGCTGGTTgctcagcaaccatcagtcatTCAAGGGTATCAGAAAGGCATCCTTACTCCCAACTTCATGGAATTCACCCGGTTGTATGAGGCTATG CACCATGAGCCTCTGGACAGCAGTGACCATCAAAGAAGCGCCATGGAGCTCAGTGTTGCCATGGGCAACCTGACCATAGTGCTCAAGGGGGACGAAGACCTCATCACAGATGGCAACAAGG TGATCTTGTGCAGACAGGAGGGAAGCGGGCGACGTTGTGGGGGTCAGGGAGACCTCCTGTCTGGTGCCTTGGGAGTGCTGGCCCACTGGGCATACACCTCGTCAGCAGACATGACCAAAAG TGTGAACCCGTCAGTGGTAGCAGCGTTTGGAGCCTGTTCTCTGACCAGACAGTGTAACAGACAAGCCTTCCACAAACTTGGGCGAGCCACCACCACCTCAGACATGATCCAGGAGATCAGCTCTGCTTTCAAAAAACTTTTTGAGAGCTGA
- the naxd gene encoding ATP-dependent (S)-NAD(P)H-hydrate dehydratase isoform X4: MTVEKRLYVLLSALHDSSCLVIERSFSLGSAARRGMDDILPLVKSIVPPLLSKKHKGQDGRIGIIGGCQEYTGAPYFAAISALKVGADLSHVFCTKDAATVIKSYSPELIVHPVLDSPNAVEEIEKWLPRLHSLVVGPGLGRDEMLLKNAKEVIEKSKSRDIPIVIDADGLWLVAQQPSVIQGYQKGILTPNFMEFTRLYEAMHHEPLDSSDHQRSAMELSVAMGNLTIVLKGDEDLITDGNKVILCRQEGSGRRCGGQGDLLSGALGVLAHWAYTSSADMTKSVNPSVVAAFGACSLTRQCNRQAFHKLGRATTTSDMIQEISSAFKKLFES, from the exons ATGACTGTTGAGAAGCGTCTCTATGTCTTATTGTCAGCATTACATGACAGTTCGTGTCTAG TCATCGAGCGCTCCTTCTCCCTTGGGTCAGCAGCACGCAGAGGCATGGATGATATCCTCCCGCTGGTAAAGAGTATAGTCCCTCCGCTGCTGTCTAAAAAGCACAAAGGTCAAGACGGACGGATTGGGATTATTGGCGGGTGTCAAGA GTATACAGGAGCTCCGTACTTTGCTGCTATTTCTGCACTGAAAGTG GGGGCCGACCTGTCGCACGTATTCTGCACCAAAGACGCGGCAACAGTGATCAAGTCCTACAGTCCGGAGCTCATCGTCCACCCTGTGCT GGACAGCCCCAACGCTGTGGAGGAGATAGAGAAATGGCTACCCAGGCTCCATAGCCTGGTGGTGGGCCCGGGACTAGGAAGAGACGAAATGCTGCTGAAAAATGCCAAG GAGGTAATTGAGAAGTCCAAATCAAGAGATATCCCTATAGTTATCGACGCA GACGGGCTGTGGCTGGTTgctcagcaaccatcagtcatTCAAGGGTATCAGAAAGGCATCCTTACTCCCAACTTCATGGAATTCACCCGGTTGTATGAGGCTATG CACCATGAGCCTCTGGACAGCAGTGACCATCAAAGAAGCGCCATGGAGCTCAGTGTTGCCATGGGCAACCTGACCATAGTGCTCAAGGGGGACGAAGACCTCATCACAGATGGCAACAAGG TGATCTTGTGCAGACAGGAGGGAAGCGGGCGACGTTGTGGGGGTCAGGGAGACCTCCTGTCTGGTGCCTTGGGAGTGCTGGCCCACTGGGCATACACCTCGTCAGCAGACATGACCAAAAG TGTGAACCCGTCAGTGGTAGCAGCGTTTGGAGCCTGTTCTCTGACCAGACAGTGTAACAGACAAGCCTTCCACAAACTTGGGCGAGCCACCACCACCTCAGACATGATCCAGGAGATCAGCTCTGCTTTCAAAAAACTTTTTGAGAGCTGA
- the naxd gene encoding ATP-dependent (S)-NAD(P)H-hydrate dehydratase isoform X2 codes for MQHGTWMVLFCLSTVALTIAVTLLCLNEEVIERSFSLGSAARRGMDDILPLVKSIVPPLLSKKHKGQDGRIGIIGGCQEYTGAPYFAAISALKVGADLSHVFCTKDAATVIKSYSPELIVHPVLDSPNAVEEIEKWLPRLHSLVVGPGLGRDEMLLKNAKEVIEKSKSRDIPIVIDADGLWLVAQQPSVIQGYQKGILTPNFMEFTRLYEAMHHEPLDSSDHQRSAMELSVAMGNLTIVLKGDEDLITDGNKVILCRQEGSGRRCGGQGDLLSGALGVLAHWAYTSSADMTKSVNPSVVAAFGACSLTRQCNRQAFHKLGRATTTSDMIQEISSAFKKLFES; via the exons ATGCAACATGGAACTTGGATGGTTCTCTTTTGCCTCAGTACTGTTGCACTGACGATTGCTGTAACCCTTCTCTGTTTGAACGAGGAAG TCATCGAGCGCTCCTTCTCCCTTGGGTCAGCAGCACGCAGAGGCATGGATGATATCCTCCCGCTGGTAAAGAGTATAGTCCCTCCGCTGCTGTCTAAAAAGCACAAAGGTCAAGACGGACGGATTGGGATTATTGGCGGGTGTCAAGA GTATACAGGAGCTCCGTACTTTGCTGCTATTTCTGCACTGAAAGTG GGGGCCGACCTGTCGCACGTATTCTGCACCAAAGACGCGGCAACAGTGATCAAGTCCTACAGTCCGGAGCTCATCGTCCACCCTGTGCT GGACAGCCCCAACGCTGTGGAGGAGATAGAGAAATGGCTACCCAGGCTCCATAGCCTGGTGGTGGGCCCGGGACTAGGAAGAGACGAAATGCTGCTGAAAAATGCCAAG GAGGTAATTGAGAAGTCCAAATCAAGAGATATCCCTATAGTTATCGACGCA GACGGGCTGTGGCTGGTTgctcagcaaccatcagtcatTCAAGGGTATCAGAAAGGCATCCTTACTCCCAACTTCATGGAATTCACCCGGTTGTATGAGGCTATG CACCATGAGCCTCTGGACAGCAGTGACCATCAAAGAAGCGCCATGGAGCTCAGTGTTGCCATGGGCAACCTGACCATAGTGCTCAAGGGGGACGAAGACCTCATCACAGATGGCAACAAGG TGATCTTGTGCAGACAGGAGGGAAGCGGGCGACGTTGTGGGGGTCAGGGAGACCTCCTGTCTGGTGCCTTGGGAGTGCTGGCCCACTGGGCATACACCTCGTCAGCAGACATGACCAAAAG TGTGAACCCGTCAGTGGTAGCAGCGTTTGGAGCCTGTTCTCTGACCAGACAGTGTAACAGACAAGCCTTCCACAAACTTGGGCGAGCCACCACCACCTCAGACATGATCCAGGAGATCAGCTCTGCTTTCAAAAAACTTTTTGAGAGCTGA
- the naxd gene encoding ATP-dependent (S)-NAD(P)H-hydrate dehydratase isoform X5 → MRHLCTVIERSFSLGSAARRGMDDILPLVKSIVPPLLSKKHKGQDGRIGIIGGCQEYTGAPYFAAISALKVGADLSHVFCTKDAATVIKSYSPELIVHPVLDSPNAVEEIEKWLPRLHSLVVGPGLGRDEMLLKNAKEVIEKSKSRDIPIVIDADGLWLVAQQPSVIQGYQKGILTPNFMEFTRLYEAMHHEPLDSSDHQRSAMELSVAMGNLTIVLKGDEDLITDGNKVILCRQEGSGRRCGGQGDLLSGALGVLAHWAYTSSADMTKSVNPSVVAAFGACSLTRQCNRQAFHKLGRATTTSDMIQEISSAFKKLFES, encoded by the exons ATGCGCCATCTGTGTACAG TCATCGAGCGCTCCTTCTCCCTTGGGTCAGCAGCACGCAGAGGCATGGATGATATCCTCCCGCTGGTAAAGAGTATAGTCCCTCCGCTGCTGTCTAAAAAGCACAAAGGTCAAGACGGACGGATTGGGATTATTGGCGGGTGTCAAGA GTATACAGGAGCTCCGTACTTTGCTGCTATTTCTGCACTGAAAGTG GGGGCCGACCTGTCGCACGTATTCTGCACCAAAGACGCGGCAACAGTGATCAAGTCCTACAGTCCGGAGCTCATCGTCCACCCTGTGCT GGACAGCCCCAACGCTGTGGAGGAGATAGAGAAATGGCTACCCAGGCTCCATAGCCTGGTGGTGGGCCCGGGACTAGGAAGAGACGAAATGCTGCTGAAAAATGCCAAG GAGGTAATTGAGAAGTCCAAATCAAGAGATATCCCTATAGTTATCGACGCA GACGGGCTGTGGCTGGTTgctcagcaaccatcagtcatTCAAGGGTATCAGAAAGGCATCCTTACTCCCAACTTCATGGAATTCACCCGGTTGTATGAGGCTATG CACCATGAGCCTCTGGACAGCAGTGACCATCAAAGAAGCGCCATGGAGCTCAGTGTTGCCATGGGCAACCTGACCATAGTGCTCAAGGGGGACGAAGACCTCATCACAGATGGCAACAAGG TGATCTTGTGCAGACAGGAGGGAAGCGGGCGACGTTGTGGGGGTCAGGGAGACCTCCTGTCTGGTGCCTTGGGAGTGCTGGCCCACTGGGCATACACCTCGTCAGCAGACATGACCAAAAG TGTGAACCCGTCAGTGGTAGCAGCGTTTGGAGCCTGTTCTCTGACCAGACAGTGTAACAGACAAGCCTTCCACAAACTTGGGCGAGCCACCACCACCTCAGACATGATCCAGGAGATCAGCTCTGCTTTCAAAAAACTTTTTGAGAGCTGA
- the naxd gene encoding ATP-dependent (S)-NAD(P)H-hydrate dehydratase isoform X1 has protein sequence MLLNSTRGFLWSDVETRTLLKIWGEQDIQTALDGNFRNSHVYRDVARRLAEMGFERTPEQCRVRIKSLKRQFVLAKEGNLRNNGQHHKICKFYDAMERILSSRPQIDPQELLDSGVVGDETMDGTEEDEEDIDPPQDQYSESTGECSYPETQVKLEYPPIPVTVGNSTAVRQTGNNQSSGGPPSSRPTRPKKRHAGLPLDSVMERFLEQSAEAEQSFYQMEEQRLHAEDRRREAEHARELHMLQVLGQMFSGIAARNPFATAAANTAMPTARNTAEFTVPPGVPVTAAGHVARGRSGHVPVRSSQSHAEWPGIHSQQQSNAGTQPLVIERSFSLGSAARRGMDDILPLVKSIVPPLLSKKHKGQDGRIGIIGGCQEYTGAPYFAAISALKVGADLSHVFCTKDAATVIKSYSPELIVHPVLDSPNAVEEIEKWLPRLHSLVVGPGLGRDEMLLKNAKEVIEKSKSRDIPIVIDADGLWLVAQQPSVIQGYQKGILTPNFMEFTRLYEAMHHEPLDSSDHQRSAMELSVAMGNLTIVLKGDEDLITDGNKVILCRQEGSGRRCGGQGDLLSGALGVLAHWAYTSSADMTKSVNPSVVAAFGACSLTRQCNRQAFHKLGRATTTSDMIQEISSAFKKLFES, from the exons ATGCTTTTGAATTCCACACGAGGTTTTCTGTGGTCGGATGTCGAGACCAGAACCTTGCTTAAAATATGGGGCGAGCAGGACATCCAGACCGCGTTGGACGGAAACTTCCGAAACAGCCATGTATACCGCGATGTCGCCCGAAGGTTAGCGGAGATGGGGTTCGAAAGGACTCCCGAACAGTGTAGGGTGCGAATCAAAAGCCTTAAAAGGCAGTTTGTTCTGGCGAAGGAGGGCAACCTTAGGAACAATGGACAACACCACAAGATCTGCAAATTCTATGATGCCATGGAGAGGATACTGAGCAGCCGGCCCCAGATTGACCCTCAGGAGCTTCTAGACAGCGGGGTTGTGGGGGATGAGACCATGGATGGGACTGAGGAGGACGAAGAAGACATAGACCCCCCACAGGACCAATACTCAGAGAGCACAGGGGAATGCTCCTACCCAGAGACCCAAGTAAAGCTGGAGTACCCTCCTATCCCTGTAACAGTGGGAAATA GCACCGCAGTCAGACAGACGGGCAACAACCAGTCATCAGGTGGGCCGCCCTCCAGCCGACCCACGCGGCCCAAGAAGCGGCATGCCGGCCTCCCTCTGGACAGTGTGATGGAGAGGTTCCTGGAGCAAAGTGCTGAGGCGGAGCAGAGCTTCTACCAGATGGAGGAGCAGCGTCTGCACGCCGAGGACCGCCGGCGGGAGGCCGAACATGCCCGCGAGCTGCACATGCTCCAGGTGCTGGGACAGATGTTCTCCGGCATAGCCGCCAGAAACCCTTTTGCCACGGCTGCCGCAAACACGGCGATGCCTACCGCTCGGAATACCGCAGAGTTTACGGTGCCGCCAGGCGTTCCCGTGACTGCCGCAGGTCACGTGGCGCGCGGTCGCTCTGGTCACGTCCCGGTTCGATCGTCTCAGTCCCATGCTGAGTGGCCCGGCATCCACAGTCAGCAGCAGTCCAACGCTGGTACACAGCCTCTAG TCATCGAGCGCTCCTTCTCCCTTGGGTCAGCAGCACGCAGAGGCATGGATGATATCCTCCCGCTGGTAAAGAGTATAGTCCCTCCGCTGCTGTCTAAAAAGCACAAAGGTCAAGACGGACGGATTGGGATTATTGGCGGGTGTCAAGA GTATACAGGAGCTCCGTACTTTGCTGCTATTTCTGCACTGAAAGTG GGGGCCGACCTGTCGCACGTATTCTGCACCAAAGACGCGGCAACAGTGATCAAGTCCTACAGTCCGGAGCTCATCGTCCACCCTGTGCT GGACAGCCCCAACGCTGTGGAGGAGATAGAGAAATGGCTACCCAGGCTCCATAGCCTGGTGGTGGGCCCGGGACTAGGAAGAGACGAAATGCTGCTGAAAAATGCCAAG GAGGTAATTGAGAAGTCCAAATCAAGAGATATCCCTATAGTTATCGACGCA GACGGGCTGTGGCTGGTTgctcagcaaccatcagtcatTCAAGGGTATCAGAAAGGCATCCTTACTCCCAACTTCATGGAATTCACCCGGTTGTATGAGGCTATG CACCATGAGCCTCTGGACAGCAGTGACCATCAAAGAAGCGCCATGGAGCTCAGTGTTGCCATGGGCAACCTGACCATAGTGCTCAAGGGGGACGAAGACCTCATCACAGATGGCAACAAGG TGATCTTGTGCAGACAGGAGGGAAGCGGGCGACGTTGTGGGGGTCAGGGAGACCTCCTGTCTGGTGCCTTGGGAGTGCTGGCCCACTGGGCATACACCTCGTCAGCAGACATGACCAAAAG TGTGAACCCGTCAGTGGTAGCAGCGTTTGGAGCCTGTTCTCTGACCAGACAGTGTAACAGACAAGCCTTCCACAAACTTGGGCGAGCCACCACCACCTCAGACATGATCCAGGAGATCAGCTCTGCTTTCAAAAAACTTTTTGAGAGCTGA
- the ing1 gene encoding inhibitor of growth protein 1, protein MLNPANGDPVQVVTNYVEEYLDLVESLPFDLQRSVSLMKEIDAKYQDVLQELDDAYERYRRESDPNHRRRLQLSIQRALIRSQELGDEKIQIAGQMVELVENRSRQVDWHSELLRASQEIPETHVPTATAVTTTATSMMSPSAATTTPGKTGHHDKRREEATPSSVGGGEKSGGKRSRRQKNGESRESYGGMDHGDEAGVGASREKRAKTSSSSSKKKKRSKGKSEREVSPPDLPIDPDEPTYCLCEQVSYGEMIGCDNDECPIEWFHFSCVGLHHKPKGKWFCPKCRGENEKTMDKALERAKKDRAYNR, encoded by the exons ATGCTAAATCCGGCTAACGGGGACCCGGTCCAAGTCGTTACAAATTATGTGGAAGAATATTTGGACTTGGTCGAATCACTGCCTTTTGACCTACAGAGGAGCGTGTCTCTTATGAAGGAAATTGATGCAAAGTATCAAG ATGTCTTGCAGGAGTTGGATGACGCTTACGAGCGCTACCGTCGCGAGTCCGACCCGAACCACCGGCGTAGATTGCAGCTGTCCATCCAGAGAGCTCTTATCCGCAGCCAAGAGCTGGGAGATGAGAAGATCCAGATTGCTGGGCAGATG GTGGAGTTGGTGGAGAACCGTAGCCGACAGGTGGACTGGCATTCTGAGCTCCTCCGTGCTTCCCAGGAGATCCCGGAAACCCATGTTCCTACAGCAACGGCCGTGACAACAACTGCAACCTCCATGATGTCGCCATCAGCTGCAACAACTACACCTGGAAAAACGGGGCACCACGACAAGAGGCGCGAAGAGGCAACGCCCAGCTCCGTCGGCGGCGGGGAGAAGTCCGGCGGGAAACGCTCACGGCGGCAGAAGAACGGAGAGAGCAGGGAGAGCTACGGAGGCATGGATCACGGTGATGAGGCTGGCGTGGGGGCATCCAGGGAAAAGAGGGCCAAAACGTCTTCATCATCTtccaagaaaaagaaaaggtcAAAGGGCAAGTCGGAGCGGGAGGTGTCACCCCCTGACCTCCCGATCGACCCAGACGAGCCGACCTACTGCCTGTGCGAACAGGTGTCCTATGGGGAGATGATTGGGTGTGACAACGACGAGTGCCCCATCGAGTGGTTCCACTTCTCCTGCGTTGGGCTGCATCACAAGCCCAAGGGCAAGTGGTTCTGTCCCAAATGCCGAGGTGAGAACGAGAAGACAATGGACAAGGCCCTGGAGAGGGCCAAGAAGGACAGGGCGTACAACAGGTAG
- the LOC105016494 gene encoding ubiquitin-conjugating enzyme E2 A: MRDFKRLQEDPPAGVSGAPSENNIMVWNAVIFGPEGTPFEDGTFKLTVEFTEEYPNKPPTVRFVSKMFHPNVYADGSICLDILQNRWSPTYDVSSILTSIQSLLDEPNPNSPANSQAAQLYQENKREYEKRVSAIVEQSWRDS, translated from the exons ATGAGAGATTTTAAACG GTTACAAGAGGATCCTCCGGCTGGCGTAAGTGGTGCCCCTTCTGAAAACAACATTATGGTGTGGAATGCAGTTATATTCGG GCCTGAAGGGACCCCTTTTGAAGATG GGACATTTAAGCTCACTGTTGAATTCACAGAAGAATACCCCAACAAACCCCCCACAGTGCGATTTGTGTCGAAGATGTTTCATCCAAATG TGTATGCAGATGGGAGTATATGTCTGGACATTCTACAGAATCGTTGGAGTCCAACCTATGATGTGTCATCCATTCTAACCTCTATCCAG TCCCTGCTAGATGAACCAAACCCCAACAGTCCAGCCAACAGTCAGGCAGCCCAGCTATACCAGGAAAACAAGAGGGAGTACGAGAAGCGTGTTTCGGCCATCGTAGAACAGAGCTGGCGTGACAGTtga
- the ankrd10b gene encoding ankyrin repeat domain-containing protein 10b isoform X1 has protein sequence MSMGIESGFSSEEVLNVRYPLHRACRDGDIRALCSLLQCTTNPADLTVEDSFYGWTPIHWAAHFGKLECVMRLVQVGCGVNSVTTRFAQTPTHIAAFGGHPECMLWLLQAGADINRRDYVGETPIHKAARAGSLECVNALLVQGAKADMRNASGLSAADLAHAQGFQECAEILSNAQNLQRNQTPTQPNGFCLNGAAQNGSHSHPIIQGRSLLNGAPNRKRSFDNMEANQIKKARTEGLDQPLGMLNGNGALCGVGELLVESMESAPPEWSSGDPLAAGLGFDGTPSNGYHPPTHTDRCDSAPAVHHHHVYRDTAEQMIAFGNAGSQAEHQTSVKAEQQYDHQQYDHALFSSMLLYHGS, from the exons ATGTCGATGGGCATCGAGTCGGGATTCTCAAGTGAGGAGGTTCTTAATGTTCGATACCCACTCCACCGGGCGTGCAGAGATGGAGATATCCGTGCGTTGTGCTCGCTTCTTCAGTGCACCACGAACCCGGCGGACCTAACGGTTGAGGACTCTTTCTACGGCTGGACACCTATACATTGGGCTGCTCATTTTGGAAAG TTGGAGTGTGTAATGCGTCTGGTGCAGGTGGGCTGTGGCGTAAACTCGGTGACCACGCGGTTCGCCCAGACGCCCACTCACATCGCTGCCTTTGGGGGCCACCCAGAGTGCATGCTGTGGCTGCTGCAAGCTGGAGCTGACATCAACAGACGG GACTACGTGGGTGAGACGCCCATTCATAAGGCTGCCCGTGCTGGCAGTTTGGAATGTGTCAACGCTCTCCTGGTTCAGGGGGCGAAAGCTGA TATGAGGAACGCTAGTGGGCTGTCCGCCGCTGACCTAGCCCATGCCCAGGGGTTCCAGGAGTGTGCTGAAATACTCTCCAATGCGCAGAACTTACAGCGGAACCAGACCCCAACCCAGCCTAATGGCTTTTGTCTGAACGGTGCCGCCCAGAATGGCAGTCATTCTCACCCCATTATCCAAGGGCGGAGCCTCCTGAATGGGGCGCCCAATAGAAAAAGGTCATTTGATAACATGGAAGCCAATCAAATTAAGAAGGCCAGAACTGAAG GTCTAGATCAGCCACTGGGGATGCTGAACGGGAATGGGGCGCTGTGCGGTGTCGGGGAGCTCCTGGTGGAGAGCATGGAGTCAGCGCCGCCGGAATGGAGCTCAG GTGATCCTCTAGCAGCAGGTCTGGGGTTTGATGGGACCCCCTCGAATGGGTACCACCCACCAACCCACACGGACCGGTGTGACTCTGCCCCTgctgtccaccaccaccatgtctACAGGGATACTGCGGAGCAAATGATTGCCTTTGGTAacgcaggcagccaggcagaaCACCAGACGTCGGTGAAAGCAGAGCAGCAGTACGATCATCAGCAGTATGACCACGCCCTGTTCAGCAGTATGCTCCTTTACCACGGTTCTTAA
- the ankrd10b gene encoding ankyrin repeat domain-containing protein 10b isoform X2, with product MSMGIESGFSSEEVLNVRYPLHRACRDGDIRALCSLLQCTTNPADLTVEDSFYGWTPIHWAAHFGKLECVMRLVQVGCGVNSVTTRFAQTPTHIAAFGGHPECMLWLLQAGADINRRDYVGETPIHKAARAGSLECVNALLVQGAKADMRNASGLSAADLAHAQGFQECAEILSNAQNLQRNQTPTQPNGFCLNGAAQNGSHSHPIIQGRSLLNGAPNRKRSFDNMEANQIKKARTEGLDQPLGMLNGNGALCGVGELLVESMESAPPEWSSGGPGPFVFGMNEAAPVPGLVDHGQGGVEMSTPAPKELEIFTVASMQIPCRCTNSYAYL from the exons ATGTCGATGGGCATCGAGTCGGGATTCTCAAGTGAGGAGGTTCTTAATGTTCGATACCCACTCCACCGGGCGTGCAGAGATGGAGATATCCGTGCGTTGTGCTCGCTTCTTCAGTGCACCACGAACCCGGCGGACCTAACGGTTGAGGACTCTTTCTACGGCTGGACACCTATACATTGGGCTGCTCATTTTGGAAAG TTGGAGTGTGTAATGCGTCTGGTGCAGGTGGGCTGTGGCGTAAACTCGGTGACCACGCGGTTCGCCCAGACGCCCACTCACATCGCTGCCTTTGGGGGCCACCCAGAGTGCATGCTGTGGCTGCTGCAAGCTGGAGCTGACATCAACAGACGG GACTACGTGGGTGAGACGCCCATTCATAAGGCTGCCCGTGCTGGCAGTTTGGAATGTGTCAACGCTCTCCTGGTTCAGGGGGCGAAAGCTGA TATGAGGAACGCTAGTGGGCTGTCCGCCGCTGACCTAGCCCATGCCCAGGGGTTCCAGGAGTGTGCTGAAATACTCTCCAATGCGCAGAACTTACAGCGGAACCAGACCCCAACCCAGCCTAATGGCTTTTGTCTGAACGGTGCCGCCCAGAATGGCAGTCATTCTCACCCCATTATCCAAGGGCGGAGCCTCCTGAATGGGGCGCCCAATAGAAAAAGGTCATTTGATAACATGGAAGCCAATCAAATTAAGAAGGCCAGAACTGAAG GTCTAGATCAGCCACTGGGGATGCTGAACGGGAATGGGGCGCTGTGCGGTGTCGGGGAGCTCCTGGTGGAGAGCATGGAGTCAGCGCCGCCGGAATGGAGCTCAGGTGGGCCGGGACCCTTTGTGTTTGGAATGAATGAGGCTGCGCCGGTGCCGGGCCTGGTGGACCACGGCCAGGGGGGGGTGGAGATGTCCACCCCGGCCCCTAAGGAGCTGGAGATCTTCACTGTGGCCTCCATGCAGATCCCCTGTCGCTGCACTAACTCCTACGCCTACCTGTAG